The DNA window AAGATCCCGACGATCGACCACTTGATGAAGAAGTTCAGGATGGCCGTGCCGACGGACACGAGCTTGGACCACACCCAGTTCCAGGCGGCCATCGTCCACGCCTTGATGCGGTCCCAGTTGGCGTAGATCAGGAGCGCGAGGCCGATGACCGCCGCGATGATCCAGCCGATGGGGCCCATGGCGATCAGCCACTGTGCGGCCATGACCGCCGCCCAGACCACGGCGCGACCGGCCATCAGGAGGAACTGGGCGGCTGCGGTGATCCCGGCCCGGACCACGGCGGCGATCCACGTACCGATGGACACCAGCGCGGAGCCGACCCACGCGCCAGCGGTGGTGGCCGCCGAGACGACGGCGGCCCCCGCGATCCGGGCGTAGGTCATCAGGCCGAGCGCCATCATCCGGGTCCAGTTTCCGATGACGCCCCAGCACGACGCGGTGATGATTGCGTGGGCCCCGGACACCACGGTGGAGATCGCGGCGTAGGCGACCATCCCGGCCTTGACGGTGAGGACCACCGCGGCGAGACCGGCGAAGCCGAGGAGGAGCGGCTTCATCACGCCCTTGTTCTCCGTGACGAACGTGAGGATGCCGCCCGCGGCCTGGCCCAGCTCCACCATGACGCTCCGCTTGAACGCCTCCAGCTGCTTCGCGGCCGTGCCGCCCATGGTCTCGGTGAGTTGGTCGGCGGCGCCCTCGGCCTTGCCCATGCCCGCTGCTGCGGCGGCGGTCGCCGGGTCCATGGCGTACAGGGCGTCGCCCATGATGTTCGCCGGATCGCCGAACAGAGCAGCGGCGGCGTTGAGGCGGACCTGCTGGTCGGCCGTTCCGCGCAGTGCGTCGAGGGTCATGCTCAGCGCCTTCTCGGCCTGGTCCCCGCCGGCCCCCATCAGCTTCGCCACGTTCTTCGAGGACAGGCCGATGGACTTGTACGCGGCGTCGACCGCCGAGCCACCGGCCGTCGCCCGCTCGCCGAACTGGCCGATCGCGTCGGACACCTGGTCGGCGTCGCGGGCGCCCTTGCTGACGGCCTGGCTGATCAGGCCGATGGACGTCTCGCCGTCAAGCCCGACCCGCTTCCACTGGACGCTGTACTCGTTGAGGGATTCGAGGAGGTCGCCGGACTTGTCGGCCGCCGTACCGAGGCCCACGGCGATGATGTCGAGCGCCTCGTCGGCGTTGTCCGCGAGGCCGGTCCGCACCATCTGGCCGGCCGCCGCGGTGGCGATCGTGAGGTCCTGGTCGAAGGCTTCGGCCAGCGCCATGACTTTGGTCGTGACGCCCTCCAGTCCGCCCTCGGCCTGGCTTGTGTCGCCGATGTTCTGGTACACGCCCTTGATGGCGAGGTTGACCTCGTCGAGGGATTCGCCCCACGCGTTCGAGTAGACCGACGCGGCGGCGTCCCCGGCGGCCTGGGCTTCGGCGGGCCCCAGCCCGAGTTGGGCGGTGAGCTTCGCGTTGGCCGACTCCATGTCCATGGCCTGGACGATGGACATCCCGAGGGCGGCGGCGAACCCGGCGCCGATGGTGGCGGCAGCGGTGTTGAACTTCTCGCCCATCTTGCCGACCGTCTCGGACGCCCGGTCCCGGGCAACCAGGTTGAACACCAGCGACGTGTCAGCCACGGGACCACCTCACCTGTTCAGTTGTTGGCCGCCTCATCGACGGCCGCCTTGTACGAGTCGAGCCAGGCCAGGAGCACGTCCGTCTCCTCGACGGTGAGCCCGTCCCAGTCGCGGGGGTGGATGCCCAGCAGGTGGGCCGCGTTGCCGAGTTGCCCTAGTCGGCGATCGGCAGCTGGGCTTTTCCCTCGGTCTCCGTGTCGTCGAACGCCGACTCCATCGCGGCGTCGATCGTGACCAGGGCCGCGGCGAGCTGGTCGCCGTGCTGGGTGGAGACGACGTCCTCGCGGATCCGCTCCCACTCCTGCCGGGAGTACTCCAGCTTCAGCTCGTCCCACGCGAAGTCCACGTCCTCGAACTTGGTCTTCGGGTGGTCGCGGCGGAGGAACGTGAACAACAGCGCGCGCCGGCACAGGCTGTTGCCCTGGAGGACGGCCGCGGTGAACTCGCTGAAGTTCCGCCCGGTCCGGCGCTCGATGTCCTCGCGCTCCACGGACATGAGCTTCTTCGGGTTGTACCGCCAGCGAGTCGGCTCCGCCTCGCCCTCGCGGTGCAGGATCAGGAACACGGGTTCTCCTATCCGGCCCGTGCCGCCAGGCGGCGGGCCATGTCTTCCATCGCCTCGTGCACCGCGGCCCGGTAGGCGGCGGCGTCGTTGGTGAAGGCGTCGTCGAACCAGCCCGGCTTTCCGGGCTGGGTACGCCACGGCTCGTGGCCGTAGGTGAGCGTGCGCCACCCACCGTTGCGGCGGTTGATGCGCTTCGGGGCGTTCGGGAAGCGACGGATGCCCGGCGTCTTGAACGCCTTCACGCGGGCGCCGGACCACCGTCCGCCCAGCTTCACTTCCGGTCTGATCTTCTTGGCGATCTGCGAGCGGAGCGACGGGCCGGTGCCGAGACCGGCCGAGGACATGCCCATGATCTGACTCTTGGCGGCGGCGGCACCCGGCTTCAGCGCCTCGCGCATGTTCTTCGCCAGCTCCTTGCGGAGCTGCTTCCCGTCCGCCTCCTGGCGGATCGCCCGCACCAGCGCGTCCAGGCCCTCGTGCGTACAGCTCAGCTCGAAGGGTGGGCCGCTGCCGGGCATCAGGCGGTCGCGCGGGTCACGGCCCCCGACGTCGGGTAGCTGACAGAGACGGACGCCTCGTCGCCGACGCTGCCCTCGATCGGGTTCCACCCCTTGATCAAGCAGCTGCCGGACCACTGGGGGTTGTTCGTGCTCACCGCGGCGGAGTCGAGCCGGACCGCGAACGGGACGACCGTGCCGAGCAGCGGCCACATGATCGAGTCCAGCTTGGTGGCGGCCACGTCCTGGAGCAGCTCCAGCGCGACCTCACCGCTCTTCAGTCCGCCGAGGACTTCCTTCCACCCGAGCGACGCGTAGGTGGTGACGTCCTTGTCCTCGACCTCGACCGTGACCTCGGCCTTGCGGGCGTAGGCGGAAAGGTCGTTGCCGCCAACGGAGACGTAGGCGGCGAGGAGAACCATCTTGGCCATGGGGGATCACCTGATTCCGAGAGAGGCGCAGAGCATGAAGGAGGGCGTCGTCCCGGTGATGGTCCAGGCGAGCCGGTAGTACGTATCGGTGACGGCCGTACCGTCGCCGCGCAGGATTTGCCCGCCGGGCGCGGTGGCCGCGGCGAACGTGAGGCGGGTGGTGGGCGAGGTGAATCCGGCGTCCGCCGCCGACTCGACCCGGGCCGTGATGGACGGGGTGGTGCCGGCCGCCGAGAGGACGTGGAGCGAGGCGTACAGGCGGCGCCCGGCGGCGATCGCGCCGAGCTGCACCCCGGTGCCCACACCGGTCGCGGTACGGGCGAGGCCGGGCGGGTGGGCGATCTGCCCACGCACCAGCGGCCAGGAACTCTTGACCGTGCCGGACCACGGGGCGATCTCGCCGACCGCGTCGCCGACCTTGTAGTCCGCGCGCATCCCGGCGGTGACGTAGGCGAGTGCGCCCACCACGGAGTCGGTCGGGCAGACCGTATACGGGCCGACCCCGCCGAGCGTGGACCAGGACGCGTTGTCGACGAGGGACGGATCGCCCGCTTCCCACAGGCCCTCGGCCGCGATCTCTGCGGAGCCGAGCCCACCGAGGACTTCCTTCCAGCCGCCGGACCGGTAGTTGGTGGCGTCCTTGTCCTCGATCTCGCTGGACACTTCGATCTTGTTGGAGGCGCCGGACAGGTCCGCGCCCGGGGCGAACAGGCGGGCGTCGAGCAGGACGAACTTCCCCACGGCGGCTACCCCTCTCCGATGATTTTGATGGTGAGCTGGGCGCCCAGGTACTGCGTGCCCTGGTGCTCGTACCAGCGGTAGCCCTGGACGCGGGTGACGTGGAGGTCGTGCGCGAGGCCGCCAAGGGCGAACTCGCCAGGAGCACCACGCGCGGCCTCGACCGCAGCCTTGAGGGACGCGGGCCCGGACCCGGCGAGCAGGGCGTCCAGCAGGCGCTGAGACGCTCGGTCGTCCGCGATCCCGATGAGGAGCTGGCAGGTCAGCTCGACCTCGTCGAGGGCGCGGCCCATGGCCTTGTCGAAGTCGACGGTGTAGTCGGCGGTGAAGAAGCACGGGGCCGTGACCGCGTCCGGGACGTACCCGGTGCACGTCAGCTTCGGCAGCCCGTCGGGCAGGGCCACGGCGCGCGCCGCGTCGGCGACGGCTGCACGTACTGCGGACATGTCCACGAGACCGTCCCCCTTATCCGAAGCCGGGCAGGATGAAGTGCTCGATCAGCGCCCACACGTCCGGGTCGCGGCGGGACAGGCGCATCACGCCCCACTCGGCGGACCCGGCCACACCCTCCGGACTGTCCTTGCGGCGGTAGAGCCGTGCGGCCTGGATGAGCGTGGCCTGTCGGATCTCGTCCGGTACCTGCGGCCACCCCCACCGTGCGGTGACCCGCACCCGCCCGGCCGGCCAACTGCCCGCGGTCAGCGAGGTGATCGGGCGCCCGCGTACCAGCGCGTTGTCCGGACCGGTCTCGTAGTCGGGAACGGCGGCCCACGAGGACGCCGAGCCTGCCTCGACCAGCACCGGGGCGGCGCCGACGTCGTCGAGGAGCAGCCGTTCCCCGCCGTCGTCCCCGCGCACGACCCGGCCCCCGACGCGGAAGGTCCGGGCGGTCGGCTCCTCGTCGAGCCAGAACCGGCGCCCGGTGCTGGTGTCGATCCCTCGGGACGCGGCGGCCAGGACCGCCTGGAGCATGGCGTCTCGGGTGGTGTCCTCGGACTCGACGTTCAGGTTCGACTTCAGGTCGGCGAGCTCGGCGTACTCGTGAGCCACCAGCTCACTCCTTGTCGGGCTTCGCGGCGGCCGTCTTGCGCGCGGCCGGCCGCTTCTCGTCCGCCACGGTCGGGGCGGTCGCGGTCTCCACCTCGGGCTCGTCGTCGCCGACTTCCTCGGCGATCCCGGAGGCGACGAGGTGCTGGGCCTCGCCGGTGGGCAGGTCGGTGACCGCGCCACGGGCGGGCCAGTCCTCGCCGTTGCGGGTGCCGGACATCTGCTGGAGCATGCGGATCTTCATCTGGGTTCCTTCCACGAGAGGGGGCGGGCCCCGGTCGGGACCCGCCCAAGGGGTGTCAGCTCGCGCCGCCGGCGAAGTACTTGATGGCGCCGGTGGTGTCGACCTGGTCGCCGTCGCCGCGCAGGATCGCGCGGTAGGTGATGAGGTCGGTGTTGAAGGCGTAGTCGTCGGACCGCTCGAAGCGGAGCGCCTCGACCTGGCGGACGAAGTACGTGGAGAAGTCGCCGAACAGGACGCTCTTCGCGCCGAGCGCGGTGGCGGGCATGTTCGGGTCGGTGAGCAGCGGCTTGCCCAGGATCGTGTCCGGGGTCCCGGCCTGGATCGACGGCTGCCACAGGTACTGGCCCTGGAGGTCCTTCAGCTTGCGGACCGCGGCGACGGTGGAGTCCCGCATCATCCAGCCCACCGACGACCCGCCCCGGTACGGGGAGATGACCGAGTACATGAGGTCGATCAGGTTGTCGGCGTTCGGTGCCCCGACGACACCGGTCGCGCCGGTCGTGCCGAGGGTCGCCGCGGTGAGAACGCCGTTCGGCTGGGACGACCCGGTGCCGGTGACGAGGTGCGCGCCGAAACCGTTGCCGAGGGCCCGGCCGGCCTGCATGGCGAGGTAGCCGAGGAGGTCCACCGCCGTGTCATTGGCCAGCTCGTGGGAGACCTGGAGGAGGAACCCGTACTTGTACGCGTCCAGGGACACCTGGCCGAACGCCGGCTCGTTCGCGGTGAGCGGGCCGGCCTCGGCCACGATGCCCGCGTTCGCCGAGTGCGCGGTCGTCTTCGGGATCTGGAGCTGCTCGCCGGTCGCGGTGCGCAGCACGGTCGGCCCTGCGGCGAGGACGCCGGACACCTCGATCATGTGCTGGACCAGCCGGTTGTAGAAGCTGATCGGGACGGTGTTCGCGCCAGCCGCCGCGGTGAGCTTCGACAGCGTCCGGGCGTCCAGCGGCGCGGTGCTGTCCGGGCGCACGTCGAGCGACCGGGAACCGGACTGCCCGGTCAGCCAGCCGCGGACCCGCTCGACCTCGGCGCGCTCCGCGCCCTGCCGGGCCTCGGGCGCCGTCTCCTTCTCCAGCAGCGACCGGAACGCGGCGTCCGCGTCGGCGGTGCGCTGCTCGGCGTCGAGGAGCTCCTTGACCCGGGCGTCGATCTGGTCGATCTCGGTGTTGAGTCGCTGCCAGGTCTGCTCTTCCTCGCCCGCGAGGTCCTGGCCCCGGGCCTCGGCCGCGTCGAGGAGCGCCTTCGACTGCTCCCACAGGGAGTTGCGGCGCTCCTGGATCTGCTTGATGAACTGGGACATGTGCCCTCCTCGGGCATGACGACGTCGCCCTGCGGCCGGTCGGCCGGGGCGTGGGGTGGTGAGGTGGGTGTCGCCCTGCCTCAGAAGGTGCGGCGCCGCATGAGCTCGGCGCGCCGCTGCCGTAGCGCCAGCGGCGGGTGGGTGTCGCCCTGCCCGCCGGGTGCCAAGTCGATGGTGGTGGTGGCCTTCGGGCGGGCCAGGAACCGGGCCAGGTCGCCCGTGTCGGCGGCGGCCCGAACCTCGGCCAGGTCCGCGCCTGCCTTCTCGGCCAGCGACCGGAGACCGGTGGACGTGTCCATGTACGCCGGGGTGTTGACCGGGGCGACGTCGACGAGGGCACCGGACAGCAGGGTCCGCAGCGGGAAGCCGTCCTCGGTCTGGCCCCAGTCGTCGGAGAACGTGCGGAACGCGAACGAGCTGCGGCGGACGTCGCCGCGCTGGACCAGCTCCATCACGTCCTCGCGTGACGCTGGTACGTCGGCCACGTAGTCGAGGCCGGTGCCGTCCACCAGGAGGCGCAGCGTCCCCGCCTCGGTGGTGCCGAGCAGCCGGTTGTCGTCGTGGTTGTAGCGGGCCATCACGTCCGGCCAGCCGTCCCCCTCCGACTTCGAGAAGAAGCTGGGGTCGATCCGCTCGACGAAGCCGCCGAGATTCTGGGACAGGCGGTTGAACTTCGCGGCGTACCCGCCGATCCGGCGCCCGCCGTCGCCCTCGTCACCGGCGCGGACCTCGACCAGGCCGCGCGTGAAGCGGCGCTCTGCGTCGCCCATGAAGACCTCCAGGTCTCAGGAGTCCGCGGCCGGCGGCGCCGGTGCGGTCGAGCCGATGGTGTAGACGTCGCCGCCCGCACCCGGCGGGAGCGGCGCCAGGTTCTCCTTCGCACGCACGCCGTCGCGGTTCTGCCAGCCCTGCGCAAGCGACATGCCGTGCGCGGCGTACCGGTCGAGGACGGACGTGCGGAGCATCGCGTCCAGGTTGAACCGGACGAACTCCCGGCCAGGCATGAGCCTGGTGAACGCCGACTCCAGGCGGACGAGCCACGGGCGCAGCGTGGAGTTGATCAGGTCGAGGGAGTTCATCTCTACGGTGGAGTACGTCAGGCTGCTGCCGGTGTCGCCGCCGATCCGCTCGGGCGGCACACCGTAGATCGCCGCGATCTGGCTGGCGTTGAGCCGCATCGACTCGATGAACTGCGACTCCTCCGGGCTGACGGACAGCGCGGTGAAGTCCCAGTCCGAGCCGATCACCAGCGGCTTCCGGGACCGCATCCGTCCAGACAGCCGGTCGGAGATCTCCTCGGCCTCATCCGGGCCGATCGTCTTGCCGCCGTTCTTCAGCACGGCCGGCGGCGTGCCCCCGTTCTGGAACCAGCTGCGGCCGTACTCGGTGACGCTGAGCCCGGCGCCGATCGTCTGCGCGAACAGGCCCACTGGTGAGAGGCCGACGACGTGGCCGGGCAGGACCACCCACGGGATGTGGACGATGTCGGCGCGGTCGACGTACCGGCCCTGCCAGTAGTAGACCGGGAGCACCGGGTTCAGTTCGTCCACCCAGACGTCGTCCGGGTTCAGCCACTCGATCATCGTGGGGAACCCGAGCGGGTCCCGCTGAGTGATCAGCCCGTAGGCGTTGCCCCGGAGCGCGAGGCTGAGCACGCACTTGTGCAGCCAGGTGAACAGGTCGCCCGCCGCGTCCGGCGCCCAGAAGAGCGCGGGCACGTAGCTCACCGGCTGCCGGTCCGCGCCGTCTCGGCGGAACAGCTGGAGCGGCAGCGCGGCCACGTTGTCGGCGAGGATGCGCACCGCTGCGAAGACCGGCACCAGCGTGAGCGCCGACGTCGTCGACACAGCAGGCTGCGACCCGCCACCCGACCCCCACGGCAGGGACGTGATCGCCCGTACCGTGGCCTGCCCGACCCGGCGGAACGGCGCCGCGAGAGCACGTGTCCAACGGGGCATGGGCACCTCCTCACATGACGCTGTTCATCACGTCGTAGTCGTCGAGCACCAACGGCCCCCGGGTGAGCAGCGCCCACCGAGCGATCGTCACCGCGAAGAACGGCGAGACGTCCGTCAGGCTCTTCGTGCGGTCGAGGGTCCAGGCGTCACCGACCCGCCGGGTCCGGGCCCCGTTCACCGCGGCGGTCAGCGGCGCCTGGTCGCGGTGGCGTACCGCGTCCTGCGTCATCGCGTCGGCCATCTGCCCGCACGCTTCGACGATGTCGTTCGTCCGCAGGACGGCCAGGTGCCCGCGGTGCGGACGCTCCTTATCCTCCGGGGCGGTGAGCCCTGCCTTCACCAGGTCGTCGATCAGCGACCCGGCCGGGGCGCCGCTGCTCGCGATGGCCACCAGCAGCGGATCGCGCGCCGCCTTCAGCCGGACCAGCGCGGGCACTACCCACGCCGTCCCGGCCCGCCGGTCCACCAGCTCGATGTGGACCTGGCCGTCCGGCCGCCGCGACGCGACACCGATGGAGGCGTGCGACCGGTCCGCCGACACGTCGACCGCCAGCGCCACGTCACCACCCGGCATGGAGTCCGCGTCGGCGAGGCCCGGCCACGCCGCCTTCGGCACGTTCGGGTCGGTGGGCGGCGTCGGCTTCCGTGTCCGGTTCAGGTAGGCCCGGTCGAACTCGGCCGGGTCGAGCTTCTCCAGCTCGGCCGCGATGATGGCCTCGGTGACCGTGTGCCCCAGCGCGGGCAGCGTCGCCCGCCACGTCGCCGGGTCCGCCCGGTCCATGTCCTCCGGGGCGAACCACTCGAAGTACGCCGCGCGCGGCCGGGCCGCCGCCGGGTCCTCGGCGAGCGCGGCCCACATCTCCTCGATGAGCGCCCGACCGTTCGCCCGCTTCTTGTTCAGCCACACGCTCTTCGTCGTGCCGCCGGCCGACGCCCACCACAACTGGGCCATGGCCCGGGTCAGCATCGCCGGACTGAACGCCTGCTCCAGCCGGTCGTCCTCGTGGGCGAACGCCTCGTCGATGAACCCGAGGTCGAGCGGTGGCCCGTGCCCCGCCTTCTCCGTGTTCGCCGTGATGCCCATCCGTGACCGGGTCGCCGGCCACAGGATCGCCTCGTTGCCGTTGCTCTTCCGGATCCGGGCCCGCTTCGCCAGCGGGGACCCGGCGATCTTCTCCCAGAACTCGTCCTCCCAGCGCTGCCGGGCCATGCCCCGCGTCTGCGCCGCGTAGATGATGTTCTGCCTCGGCCACGCCAGCGCCCGGTGCACCTGCGCACCGAGGCACAGTTCCGTCTTGCCCTGCTGCCGGGACACCGACAGCCCAACCTCCCGGTGAGCGAACAGGCCGGTCGCCGGGTCCAGCTCCAAGGCCACGTCCGTCACGTACTTCTGCCACGGCATCGGCGGGGCGCCGAGTAGCTCCATCACCCGCCACAGCTTCGGGCCGAGCGACGGACGGTCCGGGTGACGCGGCGTCCCCCAGCGCGGCGGGCACGTCAGCCCGTACCGCTCCTCCAGGTCGGCGGCGAAGCTACTCGGGGGAGCCCAGGTCTCCGAGGTCGTCGTCGTCATCCGTCGCCCGCCCCTCCAGCAGCTGCGCGAGCGTCTGCCGCAGCTCGCGGTTCAGCTGCGGCAGGAGCTTGCCGTCCTCCCCACCGCCGGCGTCGATCTCGCGGGCCAGGGTGTACGCCATCTCCGACAGGGACGGCTCGATGCGGACCAGGTCGCCGAGCTGCTCCACGTCGGAGCGCACGGCCCGTTCGACCGGCCCGGCCGGCGGTGTCGCCATCACGCCTCCAAGGGCATCAGTGCAGGTCAGCGGCTCGCGACCATGATCACCCCGTGGTGATCGACCCGGGGAGAGAAAAATAAAAGCTGGGCGCGGGGCTGGGAAGATGATCTTCCAAAAAAGTCGGCCCGGATCTGAGCCGGAACGATCAAGATCCGTACCAATCTCGGGACGTATTCAGCCCCTTGACCTGCACGTTTGCGCCCTTGCTGCCGTTGCAGTTGCGCCCGCAGGTGGGGCAGCGGCGCACGCCGTGCGCGGGCGCCCAGTTGTCCTGGTCGCTCGGGTCGGCGCCGGCCGCGACCGGGCGGACGTGGTCGACGACGTCGGCCCCGGCGTGGCCGCAGAGGTGGCACACGTCGTTCGCGGCGAGGAAGGCGGCGCGGGCCTTGCGGTAGTCGTAGCTGGTGAGGTCGGCGCGGCCGGCCACGGCCACCACCTCCAGGACGCGCGAAGGCCCGGCCGCAACGGGGGGTGCGACCGGGCCGGTTGGTGGGGCGCCTACTGGTTGCGCCGGCGAAACATGCAGACGAGGGCGACGCGTTCACCAGTGAGGGCCTTCCCCTCGGCGGCGGCCATGTGCTGGAGGACCCAGCCCGCTTGCTCGACGGCCTGGATCTGGTCGGCCATGCCGGTCATGGGCGCGGTGGCCTTGCTGTTGGTGTTCGCCTCGATGAACTTGTAGACGAGGATGTAGTCGCCGTTGGCGTATGCCTTGCGCGCGTGGTCGCCCGCGACCTGCGCCTTGGCGTCGTTGATGAAGCCCATGGTCCCCCCACGGTTGGTCTGTCCACGGATCGTGCCACGGAGCGCCCGCGCGCGCGTGTGGAATGGGGAGCTTGGTCGGTGGGGACGCCGGATACGACGAAGGCCCACCGGATGGGCGGGCCTGGCGTCCGGGCATGCCGGACCTGGGGTGAGTGTGACATCCCGGTTTGTGCTGGTCAAGCAGCTTCGGCGAGCAGTGGCTTGATGAGTTGGTTCAGGTCGACGAGCGCGCGGCCGGCGCGGTCGTAGCCGTAGTGGACAAGGGTGCCTCGGCTCAACCGCTTCCGGAGCGCGCGGACATCGATCCCGGTGGCCGTGGCTGCGGCGTACAGGTCGACGAGAACAGGCTGCATGCTGCCCATTCTCCTCCACGACGGTGCCCCACCGCCGGGGGATAGTGGCGGTGGGGCATCAGGCGGCGGGCGCGCGGCTACAGGTCGAAGCGGTCGGCCCCGTCCGGGCCGGTCTCCAGGGTGCCGAGGGCCTGGGTGTCGTCGGTGTACGGCCACACCCAGCAGGTGCGGGCCCCGGTGTAGTAGGAGTGTTCGCCGCGGTTGCGCTCCACCAGTTCGGCGGCGAGCTCGGCGGCGACCGGGTCGGGATCGACGGTGGTGATGCCGACGCTCATGCGGTGCCCGGTGTCGGCGGCGAGGATCAGGTAGGCGTACAGCATGGTCATCGTCCGTTCTGCGTGGTGGTGCGGGCGGCCTTCTCGTCGGCGCGGGCCTGCTTCGAGGCTTCGTTCTTCCGCTTGAGCTCGTCGAGCGACATGGTCTTGGGGAGTGCCATGGGTGCGGGTCCTGTCTCGCGGGTGGACGGCGGTCGGGGCTCTACAGCCCCCTCTACGGGTGGTCTACGCGGGGTCTTCGGCCCCTTCTGGATCGGCCTGACCTGCGTCTACGGCCTCGGAAGGGGGGTCTACGGGTGTGGGGGAGAGGAGGGCTGCGACGTCCTCGGCCTTGATGCCGCTGCGGCCGGTCTCGGTGGTGCTGACGCGGACGCTGCGGTGGATGGTGAGCCCGCACTGGATGAGGACGGCGCGGAGTCGGGCGTCGTCGAGGTGGGCGGCGGCGGGGCGGGCTTGGAAGGCGTCGTAGACCTCGCGGACGAACACGGCGGGCCGGTCTCCGATGAGGTGTTGTACGCCGAGGAGGACTCGGCGTCGGTGCTCTTCTTCGGTGATGGGGCGGGGGCGGCCGGCGCGCCAGGCGCTGACGGCGTAGGCGCCAGCGGCGACGGCGAGGAGCTGGGGCTGTTCGTGGGCGGTGCGCCATGCGGTGAGGGCGGCGAGGCCGAGTCCGGCGGCCCGCGCGGTGACGGTGCGGCCTCGGGCGGGGTGGTCGGTGGCGACGGTCCAGGCCCGGAGCCGGGCCCACTGGGCGAGGTGGCCGCGGGCGAGGCGTCGGGGGTGGATGCGTTGGGCTGCCCACCGGGGCCGCCCGCTCCCGAACTCGGGGACGGGCGCCAGTTCGAGGGTGTCGGCCTCGGACTCGGCCACGGTCAGGCGTTGCCGGCGAACGTGGCGACCATCTGGGCGATGGAGGCGAAGA is part of the Streptomyces sp. NBC_01335 genome and encodes:
- a CDS encoding phage tail tape measure protein, whose translation is MADTSLVFNLVARDRASETVGKMGEKFNTAAATIGAGFAAALGMSIVQAMDMESANAKLTAQLGLGPAEAQAAGDAAASVYSNAWGESLDEVNLAIKGVYQNIGDTSQAEGGLEGVTTKVMALAEAFDQDLTIATAAAGQMVRTGLADNADEALDIIAVGLGTAADKSGDLLESLNEYSVQWKRVGLDGETSIGLISQAVSKGARDADQVSDAIGQFGERATAGGSAVDAAYKSIGLSSKNVAKLMGAGGDQAEKALSMTLDALRGTADQQVRLNAAAALFGDPANIMGDALYAMDPATAAAAAGMGKAEGAADQLTETMGGTAAKQLEAFKRSVMVELGQAAGGILTFVTENKGVMKPLLLGFAGLAAVVLTVKAGMVAYAAISTVVSGAHAIITASCWGVIGNWTRMMALGLMTYARIAGAAVVSAATTAGAWVGSALVSIGTWIAAVVRAGITAAAQFLLMAGRAVVWAAVMAAQWLIAMGPIGWIIAAVIGLALLIYANWDRIKAWTMAAWNWVWSKLVSVGTAILNFFIKWSIVGIFLRHWTRIKSGAVSIALGLVSFMMGLPGRINRAIMGLGTLLYSKGASVVTGLWHGIQSMGPWLAGQLTGFAKSIIPGPIAKALGIHSPSRVMADVVGRWIPPGIVDGIEDSEGVLSAKMSTLVEPPSTASVMGVGRSMGGGAPIMTGGGTTVVRIEVSGPEEVKKLIRSIVRKDGRGDVQIAFGQ
- a CDS encoding head-tail connector protein, whose amino-acid sequence is MAHEYAELADLKSNLNVESEDTTRDAMLQAVLAAASRGIDTSTGRRFWLDEEPTARTFRVGGRVVRGDDGGERLLLDDVGAAPVLVEAGSASSWAAVPDYETGPDNALVRGRPITSLTAGSWPAGRVRVTARWGWPQVPDEIRQATLIQAARLYRRKDSPEGVAGSAEWGVMRLSRRDPDVWALIEHFILPGFG
- a CDS encoding phage major capsid protein, with the protein product MSQFIKQIQERRNSLWEQSKALLDAAEARGQDLAGEEEQTWQRLNTEIDQIDARVKELLDAEQRTADADAAFRSLLEKETAPEARQGAERAEVERVRGWLTGQSGSRSLDVRPDSTAPLDARTLSKLTAAAGANTVPISFYNRLVQHMIEVSGVLAAGPTVLRTATGEQLQIPKTTAHSANAGIVAEAGPLTANEPAFGQVSLDAYKYGFLLQVSHELANDTAVDLLGYLAMQAGRALGNGFGAHLVTGTGSSQPNGVLTAATLGTTGATGVVGAPNADNLIDLMYSVISPYRGGSSVGWMMRDSTVAAVRKLKDLQGQYLWQPSIQAGTPDTILGKPLLTDPNMPATALGAKSVLFGDFSTYFVRQVEALRFERSDDYAFNTDLITYRAILRGDGDQVDTTGAIKYFAGGAS
- a CDS encoding HK97 family phage prohead protease, translated to MGDAERRFTRGLVEVRAGDEGDGGRRIGGYAAKFNRLSQNLGGFVERIDPSFFSKSEGDGWPDVMARYNHDDNRLLGTTEAGTLRLLVDGTGLDYVADVPASREDVMELVQRGDVRRSSFAFRTFSDDWGQTEDGFPLRTLLSGALVDVAPVNTPAYMDTSTGLRSLAEKAGADLAEVRAAADTGDLARFLARPKATTTIDLAPGGQGDTHPPLALRQRRAELMRRRTF
- a CDS encoding phage portal protein, translated to MPRWTRALAAPFRRVGQATVRAITSLPWGSGGGSQPAVSTTSALTLVPVFAAVRILADNVAALPLQLFRRDGADRQPVSYVPALFWAPDAAGDLFTWLHKCVLSLALRGNAYGLITQRDPLGFPTMIEWLNPDDVWVDELNPVLPVYYWQGRYVDRADIVHIPWVVLPGHVVGLSPVGLFAQTIGAGLSVTEYGRSWFQNGGTPPAVLKNGGKTIGPDEAEEISDRLSGRMRSRKPLVIGSDWDFTALSVSPEESQFIESMRLNASQIAAIYGVPPERIGGDTGSSLTYSTVEMNSLDLINSTLRPWLVRLESAFTRLMPGREFVRFNLDAMLRTSVLDRYAAHGMSLAQGWQNRDGVRAKENLAPLPPGAGGDVYTIGSTAPAPPAADS
- a CDS encoding terminase large subunit domain-containing protein, yielding MTTTTSETWAPPSSFAADLEERYGLTCPPRWGTPRHPDRPSLGPKLWRVMELLGAPPMPWQKYVTDVALELDPATGLFAHREVGLSVSRQQGKTELCLGAQVHRALAWPRQNIIYAAQTRGMARQRWEDEFWEKIAGSPLAKRARIRKSNGNEAILWPATRSRMGITANTEKAGHGPPLDLGFIDEAFAHEDDRLEQAFSPAMLTRAMAQLWWASAGGTTKSVWLNKKRANGRALIEEMWAALAEDPAAARPRAAYFEWFAPEDMDRADPATWRATLPALGHTVTEAIIAAELEKLDPAEFDRAYLNRTRKPTPPTDPNVPKAAWPGLADADSMPGGDVALAVDVSADRSHASIGVASRRPDGQVHIELVDRRAGTAWVVPALVRLKAARDPLLVAIASSGAPAGSLIDDLVKAGLTAPEDKERPHRGHLAVLRTNDIVEACGQMADAMTQDAVRHRDQAPLTAAVNGARTRRVGDAWTLDRTKSLTDVSPFFAVTIARWALLTRGPLVLDDYDVMNSVM
- a CDS encoding HNH endonuclease encodes the protein MAGRADLTSYDYRKARAAFLAANDVCHLCGHAGADVVDHVRPVAAGADPSDQDNWAPAHGVRRCPTCGRNCNGSKGANVQVKGLNTSRDWYGS